The window CCGTGCGGCCTTGGTATTCAGCCGGCATCGTCACATCGATGCTACTGACATCACGTGGTGAGGCGAAAAAACCCTTTAGTTTAGTGTTGATAGCCTCGGCAATGCGCGTGGCTGTCGTAAAGTCTGGTCGGATGAGTGTTAACGTCAACTCACCCTGATTGCCAATGGTGGGCTGGAACTCCCGCTCGACCGTAGCCCCTTGGGGCACCCTAGCCACAGTAAGTACCTGCGCACCGTTGCCACTAGCCTGCCCCACTACGACGGACCCCTGAGCAACCGCATAAACCTCGCTATTACCAGCGTGTAGTGTGGTTAAAATTAACGTCCCCCCGGCCAAACTCCGGGCGTCACCGATGGCCGATACTTTGATGTCAAAAAGATCGCCATTTTTGCCATAAGGAGGGAGCTCGCCCGTGACCAACACGGCAGCCATATTGCCGGCAACGACCTCGTTATCTTTAGTCTTCATACCCATGCGTGTGAGCATGTTGGCGATCATCTTGTTCGTAGTGAGTGACTTTTTGCTGTCGCCTGTAGCCTTGAGGCCGACGACGAGCCCAAATCCATTGACGAAGTTGCCGCGCACACCACGCACGCGGATAAGGTCTTTGAGGCGGGTGGGCATCGCCTGGGCCACCTGCGCGCCGTCAAAACACAGGGCCATGATGAAAGTAATTAACAAAAACCTACGCATTATTACCCCCACCCGCTGGTTTAGCAGCATCTGCCGTCCCAGCCTTACCCGCATCTTTAGCCGGCGCAGCTGCACCTGCTTTGCCTTTGTCGGCTTTGGGATCAGCCGCCGCTGCGGCTTCAGCAGCCGCCTTGGCTGCCTCTTGCTCCTTCAGCGTATCCTCGATCAGTTTCATTTTGGCATCGGTCTCGGCGCGTTTTTTGGCTAATTCCTCACGCTGTTTAGCCACGAGTCGACGCTCATCGCCGAAAGACTTGATGCGGCTTTCTAGTTTTTCCTGCGCTTCCTGTAAGCGATCTTTTTGATCGGCGAGGTCTTGCGCTTGTTTAGACTTGGCCTCCTCGAAGCCGCTGAGACGTAGTGAATACTCGTCCTCCCAACCAGACGAATTGCGCTCTGTCAGCTCACCGGACTTACTCTCCGCGAAGCGGACATCGAGGAGATCATCCGTCGTTAAATCCTCCCCAGAGCTCAGCCGGTCGTATGGAATACGTGCTCGCAGATCAACCTCGTTAACTTGATCCTTGTGCTGCGAGGTTCTCTTGAGCATGGCTAGTACGTCACCGTTGTCGTATCTGTGAGCGATTTGCATTTTGAATGATTTGAGCAGCGAAGGCTGACCTTTTTCGGCTGGGGTCAGGTCAGGTAGCGCTTTGAGTAATTCTTCCTCGACCTCGTCCGTCGGTCCGGACTTGTCGTCCTTGCCTTTGCCCTTGGCTTTAGCGCCGCCTTTGTCTTTAGCCAGATCTTTGTCACTTATACGATTAGGCTGAATATTGACGGTGAGGAACCGCCCCACATTGAGTGGACCTTTGGGAGTAAATAAATAATTGCGCTCATCGTCTGGATTAAAAAGTGATCCCGAGTCATTAGAACGCG of the Deltaproteobacteria bacterium genome contains:
- a CDS encoding flagellar basal body P-ring protein FlgI, with translation MRVRLGRQMLLNQRVGVIMRRFLLITFIMALCFDGAQVAQAMPTRLKDLIRVRGVRGNFVNGFGLVVGLKATGDSKKSLTTNKMIANMLTRMGMKTKDNEVVAGNMAAVLVTGELPPYGKNGDLFDIKVSAIGDARSLAGGTLILTTLHAGNSEVYAVAQGSVVVGQASGNGAQVLTVARVPQGATVEREFQPTIGNQGELTLTLIRPDFTTATRIAEAINTKLKGFFASPRDVSSIDVTMPAEYQGRTVEFLSELESMRVEDDARSVVVINERTGTVVMGAGVVVAPIAIAHGDLTIKVGGKNDKSAPKSVVSVGGTTVGELLQTLNNLGVKPADLVGILQSVHASGAINAELRFM